One Aegilops tauschii subsp. strangulata cultivar AL8/78 chromosome 7, Aet v6.0, whole genome shotgun sequence genomic window carries:
- the LOC109753101 gene encoding BTB/POZ and MATH domain-containing protein 2: MASTTESACTTQTVQGTHRFQICQFSYGNVGDEDYIRSGTFRVGGFDWVIVYCPDADGDDGVEYISVYLELMSKYAEALAFVDLRLINQVTGDACTIYAENRVPNQFKSTSFEEASWGREKFISKRALKDSGYIRDNRLVIECVVTVVHELRVSENKASCEIEVPPPNALEHFGKMLKDKSRADVTFKVGGEMFPAHRAVLSARSPVFKAQLSEPMKENKMRHITVDRMEPVVFEALLHFVYTDSLPTMDDLDRSERNAVVQHLFAAAEQYGLERLKLMCERILCLNLDVDNVAVVLRLVDRYDCQKLKEACVDFLVPSERIDAVVASREYESIKLVSPSPLADLWEKNTRPPKRSF, encoded by the coding sequence ATGGCGTCAACCACCGAATCGGCATGCACAACTCAGACGGTGCAAGGCACACATCGGTTCCAGATATGTCAGTTCAGTTATGGGAATGTTGGTGATGAGGATTACATCCGCTCCGGCACCTTCAGGGTGGGGGGATTCGACTGGGTTATTGTATACTGCCCGGACGCTGATGGCGATGATGGGGTGGAATACATATCAGTTTATCTGGAGTTGATGAGCAAGTATGCGGAGGCGTTGGCGTTCGTAGACCTGAGACTGATCAACCAAGTCACTGGAGATGCGTGTACAATATATGCAGAGAACAGGGTGCCGAATCAGTTCAAGTCTACCAGCTTCGAAGAGGCTTCCTGGGGGCGTGAAAAATTTATCAGTAAACGTGCTTTGAAAGATTCAGGGTATATCCGAGATAACCGCCTTGTTATTGAGTGTGTCGTTACTGTGGTACACGAACTAAGGGTGTCTGAAAACAAAGCATCCTGCGAAATTGAAGTCCCTCCCCCAAATGCATTAGAGCATTTTGGCAAGATGCTGAAGGATAAGTCCAGAGCAGATGTGACCTTCAAAGTTGGAGGAGAAATGTTTCCTGCCCACAGGGCAGTGCTCTCTGCCAGGTCGCCAGTTTTCAAAGCGCAGCTAAGTGAACCCATGAAGGAGAACAAGATGCGGCACATAACCGTTGATCGCATGGAACCGGTGGTTTTCGAGGCTCTGCTCCATTTCGTTTACACTGATTCCTTGCCTACAATGGATGATCTTGACAGATCTGAAAGAAATGCCGTGGTCCAGCATCTATTTGCAGCAGCGGAGCAATATGGTCTAGAGAGGTTGAAGCTTATGTGTGAACGCATCTTGTGCCTGAACCTTGATGTTGATAATGTGGCTGTTGTACTGCGTCTAGTTGATCGATACGACTGCCAGAAGCTCAAAGAAGCCTGTGTCGACTTTTTGGTTCCTTCAGAGAGAATCGATGCTGTTGTGGCAAGCCGAGAATACGAGTCAATAAAGTTGGTTTCTCCCTCTCCATTAGCCGATTTGTGGGAGAAGAATACTCGTCCCCCCAAACGTTCCTTTTAG